In Streptomyces sp. NBC_00091, the following proteins share a genomic window:
- a CDS encoding antitoxin produces MGFLDNLKAKLAPAKEKVGDLAQQHEGKIGEGLDKVAKVVDSKTHGKYSDRITTGADKAKDALGKIAHKDTPGGPTPPAGS; encoded by the coding sequence ATGGGGTTCCTGGACAATCTGAAGGCCAAGCTCGCTCCGGCGAAGGAGAAGGTCGGCGACCTCGCGCAGCAGCACGAGGGCAAGATCGGCGAGGGCCTGGACAAGGTCGCCAAGGTCGTGGACTCCAAGACCCATGGCAAGTACAGCGATCGGATCACGACCGGCGCGGACAAGGCGAAGGACGCCCTGGGCAAGATCGCGCACAAGGACACTCCCGGCGGGCCGACACCGCCGGCCGGCTCCTGA
- a CDS encoding class III extradiol dioxygenase subunit B-like domain-containing protein: MLVAAAVCPAPPLLVPEVAAGAAAELDDARTACSDALAVLAASRPDLLVVVGPADTDHHGAYPPGSRGSFHGFGVDTEVQLGDGEEGPRVLPASLAVGAWLLRRARWGAAPVEGFAVGEPLEPGRCLLAGREIAARDERVALLVMGDGSACRTLKAPGYLDERAAAFDAAAGRALGAADTGALAALDPVLAAELLAAGRAPWQVLAGAAEGAGLDGRLLYEDAPYGVGYFVAAWS; this comes from the coding sequence ATGCTCGTAGCCGCCGCCGTCTGCCCCGCCCCGCCGCTCCTCGTGCCGGAGGTCGCCGCGGGCGCCGCCGCCGAACTGGACGACGCCCGCACCGCCTGCTCCGACGCGCTCGCCGTGCTCGCCGCCTCCCGGCCCGACCTGCTGGTCGTGGTCGGCCCCGCCGACACCGACCACCACGGGGCCTACCCCCCGGGCTCCCGGGGCAGCTTCCACGGCTTCGGGGTCGACACCGAGGTCCAGCTCGGGGACGGCGAGGAGGGGCCGCGCGTGCTGCCCGCCTCCCTGGCCGTCGGCGCCTGGCTGCTGCGCCGCGCACGGTGGGGCGCCGCCCCCGTCGAGGGGTTCGCCGTAGGCGAGCCGCTGGAGCCCGGGCGGTGCCTGCTGGCCGGCCGGGAGATCGCCGCGCGGGACGAACGCGTCGCGCTGCTCGTCATGGGGGACGGCAGCGCCTGCCGGACCCTGAAGGCCCCCGGCTACTTGGACGAGCGGGCCGCCGCCTTCGACGCCGCCGCCGGGCGGGCCCTGGGCGCCGCCGACACCGGGGCGCTGGCCGCACTGGACCCCGTACTCGCCGCCGAGCTGCTGGCCGCCGGGCGGGCCCCCTGGCAGGTGCTCGCCGGGGCGGCCGAGGGTGCGGGCCTGGACGGCCGGCTGCTGTACGAGGACGCCCCGTACGGGGTCGGCTACTTCGTGGCCGCCTGGTCCTGA
- the miaB gene encoding tRNA (N6-isopentenyl adenosine(37)-C2)-methylthiotransferase MiaB, whose translation MTSSSDRSPAVDLKGTYEVRTYGCQMNVHDSERLSGLLEDAGYVRAPEGSDGDADVVVFNTCAVRENADNKLYGNLGRLAPMKTKRPGMQIAVGGCLAQKDRDTIVKKAPWVDVVFGTHNIGKLPVLLERARVQEEAQIEIAESLEAFPSTLPTRRESAYAAWVSISVGCNNTCTFCIVPALRGKEEDRRPGDILAEVEALVAEGVSEITLLGQNVNAYGSDLGDREAFSKLLRACGQIEGLERVRFTSPHPRDFTDDVIAAMAETPNVMPQLHMPMQSGSDPILKAMRRSYRQERFLGIIEKVRAAIPHAAISTDIIVGFPGETEEDFQQTMHAVREARFANAFTFQYSKRPGTPAADMEGQIPKEVVQDRYMRLVALQEEISWEENKKQVGRTLEVMVAEGEGRKDGATARLSGRAPDNRLVHFTKPDEEVRPGDVVTVEITYAAPHHLLAEGPTQAVRRTRAGDAWEKRNAAPAQPAGVMLGIPTLGVPAPLPVAASGCAID comes from the coding sequence ATGACCAGCAGCAGCGACCGGAGCCCGGCAGTGGACCTTAAGGGAACTTACGAGGTGCGCACCTACGGGTGCCAGATGAACGTGCACGACTCCGAGCGACTCTCCGGTCTGCTGGAGGACGCGGGCTACGTCCGCGCGCCCGAGGGCTCCGACGGCGATGCCGACGTCGTCGTCTTCAACACCTGCGCCGTCCGCGAGAACGCCGACAACAAGCTGTACGGCAACCTCGGCCGGCTCGCCCCGATGAAGACGAAGCGCCCCGGCATGCAGATCGCCGTCGGCGGCTGCCTCGCGCAGAAGGACCGCGACACCATCGTCAAGAAGGCCCCCTGGGTCGACGTGGTCTTCGGTACGCACAACATCGGCAAGCTGCCCGTCCTGCTGGAGCGCGCCCGCGTCCAGGAGGAGGCCCAGATCGAGATCGCCGAGTCCCTGGAGGCCTTCCCCTCCACGCTCCCGACCCGCCGCGAGTCCGCGTACGCCGCCTGGGTCTCGATCTCCGTCGGCTGCAACAACACCTGCACCTTCTGCATCGTCCCGGCACTGCGCGGCAAGGAGGAGGACCGCCGTCCGGGCGACATCCTCGCCGAGGTGGAGGCCCTGGTCGCCGAGGGCGTCTCCGAGATCACCCTGCTCGGCCAGAACGTGAACGCGTACGGATCGGACCTCGGCGACCGCGAGGCGTTCAGCAAGCTGCTGCGCGCCTGCGGGCAGATCGAGGGCCTGGAGCGGGTCCGCTTCACCTCCCCGCACCCGCGCGACTTCACCGACGACGTGATCGCGGCGATGGCCGAGACCCCGAACGTGATGCCGCAGCTGCACATGCCCATGCAGTCCGGATCGGACCCGATCCTCAAGGCGATGCGCCGCTCGTACCGGCAGGAGCGTTTCCTCGGCATCATCGAGAAGGTCCGCGCCGCGATCCCGCACGCCGCGATCTCCACCGACATCATCGTGGGCTTCCCCGGTGAGACGGAGGAGGACTTCCAGCAGACGATGCACGCGGTCCGCGAGGCCCGCTTCGCGAACGCCTTCACCTTCCAGTACTCCAAGCGCCCCGGCACCCCGGCCGCCGACATGGAGGGGCAGATCCCCAAGGAGGTCGTCCAGGACCGCTACATGCGCCTGGTCGCCCTCCAGGAGGAGATCTCCTGGGAGGAGAACAAGAAGCAGGTCGGCCGCACCCTGGAGGTCATGGTCGCCGAGGGCGAGGGCCGCAAGGACGGCGCCACCGCCCGCCTGTCCGGCCGCGCCCCCGACAACCGCCTGGTGCACTTCACCAAGCCCGACGAGGAGGTCCGCCCGGGTGACGTGGTGACCGTGGAGATCACCTACGCGGCTCCGCACCACCTGCTGGCCGAGGGCCCCACGCAGGCCGTACGCCGCACCCGTGCCGGCGACGCCTGGGAGAAGCGCAACGCCGCCCCGGCCCAGCCGGCGGGCGTCATGCTCGGCATCCCGACCCTCGGCGTCCCGGCCCCGCTGCCGGTGGCCGCCTCCGGCTGCGCGATCGACTGA
- a CDS encoding TAXI family TRAP transporter solute-binding subunit: MPLVPPRITRRRLLLGLLAVLVVLGGLLWWPKPFGEPELTGELTFSTGVRTGVYHRYGQLLEEALAQDMPEVKVRLETSEGSQQNLQRVAAGEADFTVATADAVAKYRADGKQGADRLRGCARLYDDYVQLVVPAGSPVQSARDLRGKRVAVGQDGSGVRLISDRLLTAAKLNPLKDITPVAIGIDTMPAELEAGRIDAFFWSGGLPTNAVRELSERFEIRLVQLGDLVEQLQGSGSPARYYRAAVMPQDAYARARNTSAVATLAVPNLLVTREDTGAELTERFTRTVILSRDRIGHQVHAAQLVDLRTAIYTDPLDLHEGAGRYYRSVKP; the protein is encoded by the coding sequence ATGCCCCTCGTACCTCCCCGCATCACCCGGCGCCGCCTCCTTCTGGGCCTGCTCGCCGTGCTGGTCGTGCTCGGGGGGCTGCTGTGGTGGCCCAAGCCCTTCGGGGAGCCGGAGCTCACCGGCGAGCTGACCTTCAGCACGGGGGTGCGTACCGGCGTCTACCACCGCTACGGCCAGCTGCTGGAGGAGGCCCTGGCGCAGGACATGCCCGAGGTGAAGGTCCGGCTGGAAACCAGCGAGGGCTCCCAGCAGAACCTCCAGCGGGTGGCCGCCGGCGAGGCGGACTTCACGGTGGCGACGGCGGACGCGGTCGCCAAGTACCGGGCCGACGGGAAGCAGGGCGCCGACCGGCTGCGCGGCTGCGCGCGGCTCTACGACGACTACGTACAGCTGGTGGTGCCCGCCGGGTCGCCGGTGCAGTCGGCCCGTGACCTGCGGGGCAAGCGGGTAGCGGTCGGCCAGGACGGTTCCGGGGTCCGGCTGATCTCGGACCGGCTGCTGACGGCGGCCAAGCTGAACCCGCTGAAGGACATCACCCCCGTCGCGATCGGCATCGACACCATGCCGGCGGAGCTGGAGGCGGGGCGGATCGACGCCTTCTTCTGGTCGGGCGGGCTCCCGACGAACGCCGTGCGCGAGCTGTCGGAACGCTTCGAGATCCGGCTCGTGCAGCTGGGCGACCTGGTGGAGCAGCTCCAGGGCAGCGGCAGCCCGGCGCGGTACTACCGCGCGGCGGTGATGCCGCAGGACGCGTACGCGCGGGCCCGCAACACCTCGGCGGTGGCCACGCTCGCCGTGCCGAACCTGCTGGTGACCCGTGAGGACACGGGCGCGGAGCTGACGGAGCGGTTCACCCGGACGGTGATCCTGAGCCGGGACCGGATCGGGCACCAGGTGCACGCCGCGCAGCTGGTGGACCTGCGGACGGCGATCTACACGGATCCGCTGGACCTGCACGAGGGGGCCGGGCGGTACTACCGCTCGGTCAAGCCGTAG
- a CDS encoding ROK family protein, whose protein sequence is MTGPTVAIDIGGTKIAGALVHPDGEMTAVTRRPTPRGTDAEGVMAAVGEVVAELSQAPLWAQAVRCGIGSAGPVDTSRGTVSPVNIGAWRGFPVQERVAAELSARGARIPTVLAGDGVAMTAAEHWLGAARGHANALCMVVSTGVGGGLILNNQLHAGPTGNAGHIGHISVAFDGERCACGGHGCVESLASGTAIARWALAQGWTGPDPTAAGVAASAEAGDPVALAAFDRAGRALAAAIAATATLVETDIAVIGGGVAASGDTLFEPIRRHLASYATLSFVEDLQVVPATLGTHAGLIGAAAAAMMLLPAGAGPATA, encoded by the coding sequence GTGACCGGTCCGACCGTGGCGATCGACATCGGCGGCACGAAGATCGCCGGGGCGCTGGTCCACCCTGACGGCGAGATGACGGCGGTCACCCGGCGCCCGACCCCGCGCGGGACGGACGCCGAGGGGGTCATGGCGGCGGTCGGCGAGGTCGTCGCGGAGCTGTCGCAGGCCCCCCTGTGGGCGCAGGCCGTCCGCTGCGGCATCGGCAGCGCCGGCCCGGTGGACACCTCGCGGGGCACCGTGAGCCCGGTCAACATCGGCGCCTGGCGCGGTTTCCCCGTCCAGGAGCGGGTCGCCGCCGAGCTGAGCGCCCGCGGGGCCCGGATCCCGACCGTCCTGGCCGGCGACGGCGTGGCCATGACGGCCGCCGAGCACTGGCTGGGCGCCGCCCGGGGGCACGCGAACGCCCTGTGCATGGTGGTCTCCACCGGGGTGGGCGGTGGTCTGATCCTGAACAACCAGCTCCACGCCGGCCCCACCGGCAACGCCGGTCACATCGGCCACATCAGCGTCGCGTTCGACGGTGAGCGCTGCGCCTGCGGAGGCCACGGCTGCGTCGAATCCCTCGCCTCCGGCACCGCCATCGCCCGCTGGGCCCTCGCCCAGGGCTGGACCGGCCCCGACCCCACGGCGGCGGGCGTCGCCGCCTCCGCCGAAGCCGGCGACCCGGTGGCGCTGGCCGCCTTCGACCGTGCCGGGCGCGCCCTGGCCGCGGCCATCGCGGCCACCGCCACCCTCGTCGAGACCGACATCGCCGTCATCGGGGGCGGGGTCGCCGCCAGCGGAGACACCCTCTTCGAGCCGATCCGGCGGCACCTGGCCTCGTACGCCACCCTGTCCTTCGTCGAGGACCTCCAGGTCGTCCCGGCCACCCTCGGCACCCATGCCGGGCTGATCGGCGCGGCCGCCGCCGCGATGATGCTGCTGCCCGCCGGGGCCGGCCCCGCTACGGCTTGA
- a CDS encoding LacI family DNA-binding transcriptional regulator, which produces MARRPTIKDIARRAGVSESAVSFALNGRPGVSEDTRARVRRVAEELGWQPNSAARALSGERSGAVGLVLARPAHTLGVESFFLRLVSGIQEVLSAGRTALLFQVVEDIDAECAVHRRWWAERRVDGVLVVDPRTSDPRPELLARLGLPAVFVGGSGEPVVPARQSVPAQAPESSRALVPPQAPDPAQALGPSQALVSPQAPVVSAAPPLSSVWADDARAMAEVLAHLHGLGHRRIVHIAGLPGLAHTARRIASLRAEARRLGLPDGQVRSVPTDYSDTEGAAATRRVLAEPRPPTALVYDNDVMAVAGSAVAAGLGIPVPDRLSIVAWDDSALCRVTHPRLTALVRDTAGFGRLAAEELLALLAGGPPRARESELPRLEPRESTAPPPAAY; this is translated from the coding sequence ATGGCCCGCAGACCCACCATCAAGGACATCGCCCGCCGGGCCGGGGTGTCGGAGAGCGCCGTCTCCTTCGCCCTCAACGGCCGGCCGGGCGTCTCCGAGGACACCCGCGCCCGGGTCCGCCGGGTCGCCGAGGAACTGGGCTGGCAGCCCAACAGCGCCGCCCGCGCCCTGTCCGGCGAACGCTCCGGCGCCGTCGGGCTGGTCCTGGCCCGGCCCGCGCACACCCTCGGCGTCGAATCCTTCTTCCTCCGGCTCGTCTCCGGCATCCAGGAGGTGCTCTCGGCCGGCCGGACCGCCCTGCTCTTCCAGGTGGTGGAGGACATCGACGCCGAATGCGCCGTCCACCGCCGCTGGTGGGCGGAACGGCGCGTGGACGGCGTCCTCGTCGTCGACCCCCGTACGAGTGACCCCCGCCCGGAACTCCTCGCCCGGCTCGGCCTCCCGGCCGTGTTCGTCGGCGGATCGGGCGAGCCGGTGGTGCCCGCCCGGCAGTCGGTGCCCGCGCAGGCCCCGGAGTCCTCGCGGGCCTTGGTGCCCCCGCAGGCGCCAGACCCCGCGCAGGCGCTGGGGCCTTCGCAGGCCCTGGTGTCCCCGCAGGCCCCGGTGGTTTCGGCGGCGCCGCCCCTGTCCTCGGTGTGGGCCGATGACGCCCGGGCCATGGCCGAGGTGCTGGCGCACCTCCACGGGCTCGGCCACCGCCGGATCGTGCACATCGCCGGCCTGCCCGGCCTCGCCCACACCGCCCGCCGCATCGCCTCGCTGCGCGCCGAGGCCCGCCGGCTCGGGCTCCCCGACGGCCAGGTGCGCTCGGTGCCCACCGACTACTCCGACACCGAGGGCGCCGCCGCCACCCGCCGGGTCCTCGCCGAGCCACGGCCGCCCACCGCCCTCGTCTACGACAACGACGTGATGGCGGTGGCCGGCAGCGCGGTCGCCGCCGGGCTGGGCATTCCGGTGCCGGACCGGCTCTCGATCGTGGCCTGGGACGACTCGGCCCTGTGCCGGGTCACCCACCCCCGGCTGACCGCCCTCGTCCGCGACACCGCCGGATTCGGCCGGCTCGCGGCCGAGGAACTCCTCGCCCTCCTCGCCGGCGGCCCGCCCCGGGCCCGGGAGAGCGAGCTGCCGCGGCTGGAACCCCGCGAGAGTACGGCCCCGCCGCCGGCCGCATACTGA
- a CDS encoding glycosyl hydrolase encodes MLRAPRTLRFGVNYTPARGWFHHWLDFDLAEAGADLDSIAALGLDHVRVFPLWPLFQPNRTLIRPRAVEQLVALADAAAERGLDVAVDGLQGHLSSFDFLPAWTRTWHRRNLFTDPDVVAGQEEYLRTLAGALADRPNFLGMTVGNEINQFSGPPHPDPDRITREQADRWLERILAACERGAPGRFHLHAEYDAAWYQDGHPFTPAQAARLGAATAVHSWVFNGTAQRHGRTGTATEHHAAYLIELSKAWAPDPWRPVWLQEVGAPAPLIPPEHAAEFTEATLAGALDCPGLWGVTWWCSHDVSRELADFPELEYGLGLLTNDRRTKPAGAAVARIAGAWRGREHRPAVRSTALAVDVGGAEEAPGRSVCAPGGAFFEAWAALTAQGVRPAVVLAEHAEDAARLSARGITKVLRVPDVR; translated from the coding sequence ATGCTCCGCGCCCCCCGCACCCTGCGTTTCGGCGTGAACTACACCCCGGCCCGGGGCTGGTTCCACCACTGGCTGGACTTCGACCTCGCCGAGGCCGGGGCCGACCTCGACTCGATCGCCGCGCTCGGACTGGACCACGTCCGGGTGTTCCCGCTGTGGCCGCTCTTCCAGCCCAACCGCACCCTGATCCGGCCGCGGGCCGTCGAGCAGCTCGTCGCGCTCGCCGACGCGGCCGCCGAACGCGGACTCGACGTCGCGGTGGACGGCCTGCAAGGGCACCTGTCCAGCTTCGACTTCCTGCCCGCCTGGACCCGGACCTGGCACCGGAGGAACCTCTTCACCGACCCGGACGTGGTGGCCGGGCAGGAGGAGTACCTGCGCACCCTGGCCGGCGCCCTCGCCGACCGGCCGAACTTCCTGGGCATGACGGTGGGCAACGAGATCAACCAGTTCTCCGGCCCCCCGCACCCCGACCCCGACCGGATCACCCGGGAGCAGGCGGACCGCTGGCTGGAGCGGATACTCGCCGCCTGCGAGCGGGGCGCGCCGGGGCGCTTCCACCTGCACGCCGAGTACGACGCCGCCTGGTACCAGGACGGGCACCCGTTCACCCCGGCCCAGGCGGCCCGGCTGGGCGCGGCCACCGCCGTGCACTCGTGGGTGTTCAACGGCACCGCGCAGCGCCACGGCCGCACCGGGACGGCGACCGAGCACCACGCCGCCTACCTGATCGAGCTGTCCAAGGCGTGGGCGCCGGACCCCTGGCGCCCGGTGTGGCTCCAGGAGGTGGGGGCGCCGGCGCCGCTGATCCCGCCCGAGCACGCGGCGGAGTTCACCGAGGCCACCTTGGCGGGGGCGCTGGACTGCCCGGGCCTGTGGGGGGTGACCTGGTGGTGTTCGCACGACGTGTCCCGGGAGCTGGCGGACTTCCCGGAGCTGGAGTACGGCCTCGGCCTGCTCACCAACGACCGCCGGACCAAGCCGGCCGGCGCCGCCGTCGCCCGGATCGCCGGGGCCTGGCGGGGCCGCGAGCACCGTCCGGCCGTACGGTCCACCGCGCTCGCCGTGGACGTGGGCGGAGCGGAGGAGGCCCCGGGGCGGTCGGTGTGCGCGCCGGGCGGCGCCTTCTTCGAAGCCTGGGCCGCGCTGACGGCGCAGGGGGTGCGGCCGGCGGTGGTGCTGGCGGAGCACGCCGAGGACGCGGCGCGGCTGTCGGCACGCGGCATCACGAAGGTGCTCCGCGTCCCGGACGTCCGGTGA
- a CDS encoding endo-beta-N-acetylglucosaminidase, whose product MPESGHGADPRTSATPRPPARRAVLAAGAVGAGGALLGATTARAAAPGPPPGLAPYASYWFPDSLPPGAPGPGVVWRSLARWTPESDPDLAHNTATVPLAPRFTPVPAHRGARTDQARIAALVSFGPTALNPSQGSATADAYALTHWAYLDELVFWGGSAGEGLVLAPNAPVVDAAHRNGVRVLGNVFLPPVPYGGDLQWTRDLVRREADGRFPIAEQLVRVALAYGFDGWFVNAETDGGDSALASRMRGFLRALRAAGAPHGLRITWYDAMNSTGKVGWQGALNALNQEFFEDRSGRVADTVFVDFRWTPPTLADSGALAGRLGRSRHELWAAVDVESNGWNSAVRWDAIVPRERDHVVSLGFYRPEWTRNHLTDRSPGAFHRADDRFWTGESLDPARPAPAPESGWRAPATFVADRSTVTGLPFGCSFNTGHGLRWYEEGSVTSEEPWNHLALQDRLPGRRWVVDTSGARPSVTLDFADAWRGGSSLLVAGPVTAPVAIGLHATRLPLTGSAVAELVHASGAGPVSVELGVAVREPSAPGAAVPYTWLAAGTAGAGRGWRTSRVPLAHLAGRTAYALAVRITARGKEPVSWRLGALTIRDTAARRPPAPPAHLGVGACARQGDRAELRLRWDRAAGPVRHYELHRLLPDGTRRFLAGTCAAALHLPSVVRAGRERAAVFELRTVDEPYAVSAPARTELPWV is encoded by the coding sequence ATGCCCGAGTCCGGCCACGGCGCCGACCCGCGTACCTCCGCCACCCCCCGGCCGCCGGCCCGTCGCGCGGTGCTGGCCGCCGGGGCCGTCGGGGCGGGGGGCGCCCTGCTGGGCGCCACCACCGCGCGGGCAGCCGCTCCCGGGCCCCCGCCCGGCCTGGCCCCGTACGCCTCCTACTGGTTCCCGGACTCCCTCCCCCCGGGCGCCCCGGGCCCGGGCGTCGTGTGGCGCTCCCTCGCCCGCTGGACCCCGGAGTCGGACCCGGACCTGGCCCACAACACGGCGACGGTACCGCTCGCCCCGCGGTTCACCCCGGTGCCGGCGCACCGCGGGGCCCGCACGGACCAGGCGCGGATCGCCGCGCTCGTCTCCTTCGGGCCGACCGCCCTGAACCCCTCCCAGGGTTCGGCGACCGCCGACGCCTACGCCCTGACGCACTGGGCGTACCTGGACGAGCTGGTCTTCTGGGGCGGCTCCGCCGGCGAGGGCCTCGTGCTCGCCCCGAACGCGCCCGTGGTCGACGCCGCCCACCGCAACGGCGTCCGGGTGCTGGGCAACGTCTTCCTGCCGCCCGTCCCCTACGGCGGTGACCTCCAGTGGACGCGGGACCTGGTGCGCAGGGAGGCCGACGGCCGGTTCCCGATAGCGGAGCAGCTGGTCCGGGTGGCGCTGGCGTACGGCTTCGACGGCTGGTTCGTCAACGCCGAGACGGACGGCGGGGACAGCGCCCTCGCCTCCCGGATGCGGGGGTTCCTGCGCGCGCTGCGGGCGGCCGGCGCACCGCACGGCCTGCGCATCACCTGGTACGACGCCATGAACAGCACGGGGAAGGTCGGCTGGCAGGGCGCCCTCAACGCGCTCAACCAGGAGTTCTTCGAGGACCGCTCGGGCAGGGTCGCGGACACGGTGTTCGTGGACTTCCGCTGGACGCCGCCGACGCTCGCCGACTCGGGCGCGCTCGCCGGCCGGCTCGGCCGCAGCCGCCACGAGCTGTGGGCGGCGGTGGACGTGGAGTCCAACGGCTGGAACTCCGCCGTCCGTTGGGACGCGATCGTGCCGCGTGAGCGCGACCACGTGGTCAGCCTCGGCTTCTACCGGCCGGAGTGGACCCGCAATCACCTCACGGACCGCTCCCCCGGCGCCTTCCACCGCGCCGACGACCGCTTCTGGACGGGCGAGTCCCTGGACCCGGCCCGGCCCGCGCCCGCGCCCGAATCCGGCTGGCGGGCCCCGGCCACCTTCGTCGCCGACCGCTCCACCGTCACCGGGCTCCCCTTCGGCTGCTCCTTCAACACCGGTCACGGGCTGCGCTGGTACGAGGAGGGGTCGGTCACCTCGGAGGAGCCCTGGAACCACCTCGCGCTCCAGGACCGGCTCCCGGGCCGGCGCTGGGTGGTGGACACCTCCGGGGCGCGGCCGTCGGTGACCCTGGACTTCGCGGACGCCTGGCGCGGGGGCTCGAGCCTGCTGGTGGCGGGCCCGGTGACCGCGCCCGTGGCGATCGGGCTGCACGCCACCCGGCTGCCGCTGACCGGCTCGGCCGTGGCGGAGCTGGTCCACGCGAGCGGGGCGGGCCCGGTGAGCGTCGAGCTCGGGGTCGCGGTCCGCGAGCCGTCCGCCCCCGGTGCTGCGGTGCCGTACACCTGGCTGGCGGCCGGGACGGCGGGCGCCGGCCGGGGCTGGCGGACCTCCCGCGTCCCCCTCGCGCACCTGGCCGGGAGAACCGCGTACGCCCTTGCCGTACGGATCACCGCGCGGGGGAAGGAGCCGGTGTCCTGGCGGCTCGGGGCCCTGACGATACGCGACACCGCCGCGCGGCGGCCGCCGGCCCCGCCCGCCCACCTCGGGGTGGGCGCCTGCGCCCGGCAGGGCGACCGGGCGGAGCTCCGCCTGCGCTGGGACCGGGCAGCCGGGCCGGTCCGGCACTACGAGCTCCACCGCCTCCTCCCGGACGGCACCCGCCGCTTCCTGGCCGGCACCTGCGCCGCCGCCCTCCACCTGCCCTCCGTCGTCCGCGCCGGCCGGGAGCGGGCGGCGGTCTTCGAGCTGCGGACGGTGGACGAGCCGTACGCCGTCTCCGCCCCGGCCCGCACCGAGCTTCCCTGGGTCTAG